Proteins encoded within one genomic window of Perognathus longimembris pacificus isolate PPM17 chromosome 28, ASM2315922v1, whole genome shotgun sequence:
- the LOC125344198 gene encoding LOW QUALITY PROTEIN: CDC42 small effector protein 1-like (The sequence of the model RefSeq protein was modified relative to this genomic sequence to represent the inferred CDS: inserted 1 base in 1 codon; substituted 1 base at 1 genomic stop codon), translating to MSELWHKSGFCVVEKPYLKKISQTDXTMIGXPMNFVHLTPIGSGEIGAVDGLAMTGAVQEQMRCKGNGDRPWSNSTGL from the exons ATGAGTGAATTGTGGCATAAATCAGGCTTCTGTGTGGTAGAGAAACCCTATCTGAAGAAGATAAGCCAGACTGACTGAACCATGATTG AACCAATGAATTTTGTCCACCTGACTCCCATCGGCTCTGGGGAGATAGGGGCGGTAGATGGACTTGCCATGACAGGTGCAGTTCAGGAGCAGATGAGATGCAAAGGAAATGGAGACAGGCCGTGGAGCAATTCTACGGGCTTATAG